A genomic region of Oceaniferula marina contains the following coding sequences:
- the guaA gene encoding glutamine-hydrolyzing GMP synthase, with protein sequence MTENNHVAVLDFGSQYTQLIVRRVRELGFFAKLYEPEDLSQIGKPGAIILSGGPKSTSDEDAPDIDFDQLDAFGVPVLGVCYGMQLLNIKFGGAVKASNRREYGPAGLLPLVSEGLYEGISHESQVWMSHSDTVSELPDNAVVLASNREDVPVSLKWGERYYGIQFHPEVTHSHEGLRILHNFLLQAGELEEFHIEDFKRELIDGIREKVGDKQVVCGVSGGVDSTVLAVLLKEAGVNVRAIFVDHGLMRLDEGDEVRNNFHRMGVEIETVDCSELFMSKLAGVADPEEKRKIIGNLFIDVFWNTVGNAEMLAQGTLYPDVIESASNAKSKASVIKTHHNRVARILELQEQGKVLEPLAELFKDEVRELGVSLGIPSDILNRHPFPGPGLAVRCPGDITEKKLRIIRECDDIFIGRLKDYEWYDKVWQAYAGLIPVKTVGVKGDERSYEWAISLRAVVSEDAMTADWVELPPALLRETSNRILNEVDGINRVLYDISTKPPASIEWE encoded by the coding sequence ATGACAGAAAACAATCATGTTGCCGTTTTAGATTTCGGTTCCCAATACACTCAGTTGATCGTCCGCAGGGTGCGCGAACTGGGTTTCTTTGCCAAGTTGTATGAGCCGGAAGACTTATCCCAGATAGGAAAACCGGGGGCGATTATTCTATCGGGCGGACCTAAGAGTACCAGTGACGAAGATGCTCCGGATATTGATTTTGATCAGCTCGATGCCTTTGGCGTTCCGGTTCTCGGGGTTTGTTACGGTATGCAGTTGCTGAACATTAAATTTGGTGGGGCTGTGAAAGCGAGTAACCGTCGTGAGTATGGACCGGCCGGATTGTTGCCTCTTGTGAGTGAAGGTTTGTATGAGGGGATCTCGCATGAATCGCAGGTCTGGATGAGTCACTCGGATACCGTCAGTGAACTGCCGGACAATGCAGTGGTTCTTGCCTCGAACCGTGAGGATGTTCCTGTTTCTTTGAAGTGGGGAGAGCGCTATTACGGGATTCAGTTTCACCCGGAAGTTACCCATAGCCACGAGGGATTGCGTATCCTTCATAACTTCCTGCTTCAGGCCGGTGAGCTTGAGGAGTTTCATATTGAAGATTTTAAGCGTGAGTTGATCGATGGCATCCGTGAAAAAGTCGGAGACAAGCAGGTGGTTTGTGGTGTGAGCGGTGGGGTCGACAGTACGGTGCTTGCCGTTTTATTGAAAGAGGCCGGGGTGAATGTCCGCGCGATCTTTGTCGACCATGGATTGATGCGTCTCGATGAAGGCGACGAAGTGCGTAACAACTTTCACCGGATGGGTGTGGAGATTGAAACGGTCGATTGCTCCGAGTTGTTTATGAGTAAGCTGGCAGGTGTCGCGGACCCTGAGGAAAAACGCAAAATTATCGGGAATCTCTTTATTGATGTCTTTTGGAATACGGTGGGGAATGCCGAGATGTTGGCTCAGGGAACGCTCTATCCGGATGTGATTGAGTCCGCCTCGAATGCCAAGTCCAAGGCGTCTGTGATTAAAACCCACCATAACCGGGTTGCCCGGATTCTTGAATTGCAGGAGCAGGGGAAGGTTCTCGAGCCCCTTGCAGAGTTGTTCAAGGATGAGGTGCGGGAGTTGGGGGTGTCGCTTGGTATCCCGAGTGATATTCTGAACCGTCACCCGTTCCCCGGTCCAGGCCTGGCGGTTCGTTGCCCTGGTGATATTACAGAAAAGAAACTGCGCATCATTCGTGAGTGTGATGATATCTTTATTGGTCGTCTGAAGGATTATGAATGGTATGATAAGGTATGGCAGGCTTATGCCGGACTGATCCCGGTGAAAACAGTGGGAGTCAAAGGTGATGAGCGAAGCTACGAGTGGGCGATTAGCCTGCGTGCTGTTGTGAGTGAAGACGCTATGACCGCAGACTGGGTGGAGCTACCACCGGCCTTGCTGCGGGAAACGAGTAACAGAATCCTCAATGAGGTGGATGGGATCAACCGGGTGCTTTATGATATTTCCACCAAACCACCGGCAAGTATCGAGTGGGAATAG